One window of Canis lupus baileyi chromosome 21, mCanLup2.hap1, whole genome shotgun sequence genomic DNA carries:
- the LOC140613592 gene encoding mas-related G-protein coupled receptor member X2-like produces the protein MDQYRKAINDSSNDITGMNLKVEIAGHVLFRSITVVVALCGLVGNGVVIQLVHSSIRKNSFRVYTLSLAVADFMHLGLQIVFCVRRILRIFLWSCFQLPSILMILRFFSYFTGLGIMTAISFQRCLSVLFPVWYRCHCPKHLPACVSVCLWLLNFLMNILRGYACGQLSIQTTSFCPALVTITDVWILFLFSVMGTSSLLLLLRVRENTQLHLPRKLFMVILFTTLAFFLCGVPLSIIRFLVSEVGNQTFDDICILLSSINSTMNPAIYFFIRGSGRRQPGEPLAGVSRGPQGVSEVAILPGMPVG, from the exons ATGGACCAGTACCGCAAAGCCATCAACGATTCCAGCAATGACATCACAGGGATGAACTTGAAGGTGGAGATTGCTGGCCACGTGCTCTTCCGGTCCATCACAGTGGTCGTGGCCCTTTGTGGGTTGGTGGGAAATGGGGTCGTAATCCAgcttgtccattcatccatcaggaAGAACTCCTTCCGGGTCTACACCCTCAGTCTTGCTGTGGCGGATTTCATGCACCTGGGTTTGCAAATTGTGTTCTGTGTGCGACGGATCCTGAGAATTTTCCTCTGGTCCTGCTTTCAGCTTCCCAGTATATTGATGATCTTGAGGTTCTTCTCCTATTTCACTGGACTGGGTATCATGACGGCCATCAGCTTCCAGCGCTGTCTCTCTGTCCTCTTCCCTGTATGGTACCGGTGCCACTGTCCTAAGCACCTGCCAGCCTGcgtgagtgtctgcctctggctcctgAACTTTTTGATGAATATCCTGAGAGGCTACGCCTGCGGTCAGTTGTCCATCCAGACAACTAGCTTCTGCCCTGCACTTGTCACCATCACCGACGTgtggattctcttcctcttctctgtcaTGGGCACGTCCAGCCTGCTGTTACTCCTCCGGGTCCGGGAGAACACGCAGCTGCATCTGCCCAGAAAGCTCTTCATGGTCATTCTGTTCACCACCCTGGCCTTCTTTCTGTGCGGCGTACCCCTCAGCATCATCAGGTTCCTGGTATCGGAAGTGGGAAACCAGACCTTTGACGACATCTGCATTCTCCTGTCTTCCATCAACAGCACTATGAACCCTGCCATTTACTTCTTCATCAGAGGCAGTGGGAGGCGGCAGCCGGGGGAGCCCTTGGCGGGGGTCTCCAGAGGGCCCCAG GGTGTCAGCGAGGTGGCCATCCTGCCTGGGATGCCTGTGGGGTGA
- the NADSYN1 gene encoding glutamine-dependent NAD(+) synthetase, whose translation MGRKVTVAACALNQWALDFQGNLQRILKSIEIAKRKGARYRLGPELEICGYGCWDHYYESDTLLHSLQVLAALLESPVTQDIICDVGMPVLHRNVRYNCRVIFLNRRILLIRPKMALANEGNYRELRWFTPWSRSRQTEEYFLPRMIQDVTKQETVPFGDAVLATRDTCIGSEICEELWTPHSPHVDMGLDGVEIFTNASGSHHVLRKAHARVDLVTMATTKNGGIYLLANQKGCDGDRLYYDGCALIAMNGHIFAQGSQFSLDDVEVLTATLDLEDVRSYRAEISSRNLAASRVSPYPRVKVDFALSCREDLLEPPSEPVEWMYHSPAEEISLGPACWLWDFLRRSRQAGFFLPLSGGVDSAATACLVYSMCRQVCEAVRNGNQEVLADVRAIVDQLSYTPQDPRDLCGRLLTTCYMASENSSQETCDRAKELARQIGSHHIGLNIDPAVTAVVGIFSLVTGKRPLFAAHGGSSRENLALQNVQARLRMVLAYLFAQLSLWARGARGGLLVLGSANVDESLLGYLTKYDCSSADINPIGGISKTDLKAFVHFCMEHFQLPALQRILAAPATAELEPLTDGQVSQTDEEDMGMTYAELSVYGRLRKIAKAGPYSMFCKLVNMWKDVCSPRQVADKVRQFFSKYAMNRHKMTTLTPAYHAESYSPDDNRFDLRPFLYNSSWPWQFRCIEDQVHQLESRGPQDLDGVD comes from the exons GTATTGAAATTGCCAAACGCAAAGGAGCAAGATACAGGCTGGGACCAGAACTGGAAATATG TGGCTATGGATGTTGGGATCATTATTATGAGTCGGACACCCTCTTGCACTCGCTCCAAGTCCTGGCTGCCCTTCTTGAATCTCCAGTCACTCAGGATATCATCTGTGATGTGGGAAT GCCAGTGTTGCACCGGAATGTCCGCTACAACTGCAGGGTGATATTCCTCAATAG GAGGATCTTGCTCATCAGGCCCAAAATGGCCTTGGCCAACGAAGGCAACTACCGGGAGCTGCGCTGGTTCACCCCGTGGTCAAGGAGCCG GCAAACAGAGGAGTATTTTCTCCCCCGGATGATACAGGACGTGACAAAGCAG GAAACTGTGCCCTTTGGAGACGCAGTGCTGGCCACCCGGGATACCTGCATTGGGAGTGAGATCTGCGAGGAGCTCTGGACACCCCACAG CCCACACGTGGACATGGGTCTGGATGGCGTGGAGATCTTTACCAACGCCTCGGGCAGCCACCACGTGCTGCGCAAAGCCCACGCCAGAGTAGACCTGGTGACCATGGCCACCACCAAG AATGGTGGGATCTACTTGCTGGCCAATCAGAAGGGCTGTGATGGGGACCGGCTCTACTATGACGGGTGCGCCCTGATAGCGATGAACGGCCACATTTTCGCACAAGGGTCTCAGTTCTCTCTGGACGACGTG GAAGTCCTCACCGCAACTTTGGATTTGGAGGATGTCCGAAGCTACAGGGCGGAGATTTCATCTCGAAACCTGGCG GCCAGCCGGGTGAGCCCCTACCCCCGAGTGAAGGTGGACTTTGCTCTCTCATGCCGCGAGGACTTGCTGGAGCCGCCGTCTGAGCCCGTCGAGTGGATGTACCACAGTCCGGCTGAGGAGATCAG CCTGGGACCCGCCTGCTGGCTCTGGGACTTTTTAAGACGCAGCCGACAG GCCGGGTTTTTCTTGCCCCTGAGTGGTGGGGTGGACAGCGCAGCCACCGCCTGCCTCGTCTACTCCATGTGCCGCCAGGTCTGCGAGGCCGTGAGGAACGGAA ACCAGGAAGTGCTGGCTGATGTCCGGGCCATCGTGGACCAGCTCAGCTACACACCCCAGGACCCCCGAGACCTCTGCGGGCGCCTGCTGACGACCTGCTACATGGCCAGCGAGAACTCGTCCCAGGAGACATGTGACAGAGCCAAGGAGCTGGCCCGGCAGATCGGAAG CCACCACATTGGTCTCAACATCGACCCAGCAGTGACAGCCGTCGTGGGGATCTTCAGCCTGGTGACGGGTAAGAGGCCTCTGTTCGCGGCTCACGGTGGAAGCAGCAGGGAGAACCTGGCGCTACAGAACGTGCAG GCTCGGCTAAGGATGGTCCTGGCATATCTGTTTGCTCAGCTGAGCCTCTGGGCCCGGGGCGCTCGTGGTGGACTGCTGGTGCTGGGGTCAGCCAACGTGGACGAGAG TCTCCTGGGCTACCTGACCAAGTACGACTGCTCCAGTGCAGACATCAACCCCATAGGTGGGATCAGCAAGACGGACCTCAAGGCCTTCGTCCACTTCTGCATGGAACACTTCCAGCTTCCCGCCCTGCAGCG CATCCTGGCAGCACCGGCCACCGCAGAGCTGGAGCCCTTGACCGACGGACAGGTGTCCCAGACTGACGAG GAAGACATGGGCATGACGTACGCGGAGCTCTCTGTCTACGGCAGGCTCCGGAAGATTGCCAAGGCTGGGCCCTACAGCATGTTCTGCAAGCTCGTCAACATGTGGAAAGACGTGTGTTCCCCAAGGCAG GTGGCTGACAAAGTGAGGCAGTTTTTCTCGAAATACGCCATGAACAGACACAAGATGACCACGCTCACGCCCGCCTACCACGCAGAGAGCTACAGCCCCGACGACAACAGGTTTGACCTGCGGCCGTTTCTATACAACAGCAGCTGGCCTTGGCAGTTTCGGTGCATAGAAGATCAG GTTCATCAGCTGGAGAGCAGAGGCCCTCAGGACCTGGATGGCGTGGACTGA